A genome region from Schlesneria paludicola DSM 18645 includes the following:
- the cysS gene encoding cysteine--tRNA ligase, which yields MPLRVYNTLSRQKEDFQTVEPGKVSMYLCGPTVYKPAHIGHMVGPVIFDTIKRYLTYSGYKVTWVVNITDVDDKLINRANEKGITVEALAKQMTQDYFDNLATMGVDGIDHFPYATQHIKEMQEIIATLIEKGYAYPLEGDVYFNCTKDEDYGKLSGRSLEQLLAGTRAETHSGKRHPADFALWKGSKPGEPAWDSPWGPGRPGWHIECSAMAKKILGDSIDIHGGGLDLMFPHHENELAQSESCTGKPFARYWMHNGLMQSSGSAGKVGGGHDKQGDKSVDLTAAKEAQEANKLAGSKGAASVKELFAKHDPETIRFFLLATHYRSPIDFSDEQIAQRGESLDSFYRLFETCERITGQSFYALKTTTRRSESVAPPSGDSKHFCDAVSELRERYLEAMDDDFNTGGAVGVLFELRKTLNSFISENKLDVNKDDQGKISALVYGLTILKELAAILGVFRTPKQKAASADDGLVEGLMQLVIQIRADARKNKNFPVADLIRNKLNELKITLEDRTDQTLWRRG from the coding sequence ATGCCACTTCGCGTCTACAACACGTTGTCGCGCCAAAAAGAAGATTTCCAGACGGTCGAACCCGGCAAAGTCAGCATGTACCTGTGCGGCCCGACTGTTTACAAGCCCGCCCATATCGGCCACATGGTCGGCCCGGTCATCTTCGACACCATCAAACGTTATTTGACGTATAGCGGCTACAAAGTGACCTGGGTGGTCAACATCACCGACGTCGACGACAAGCTGATCAACCGCGCCAACGAAAAGGGAATCACGGTTGAAGCACTCGCTAAGCAGATGACACAGGATTACTTCGACAACCTTGCAACGATGGGCGTCGACGGAATCGACCACTTTCCCTACGCCACACAACATATCAAGGAAATGCAAGAGATCATCGCCACGCTGATCGAAAAGGGATACGCATATCCCCTGGAAGGCGATGTCTACTTTAACTGCACGAAAGACGAAGACTACGGCAAGCTCAGCGGCCGCAGTCTGGAACAACTGCTCGCCGGAACACGCGCCGAGACTCATTCTGGCAAACGTCATCCCGCCGATTTCGCACTATGGAAGGGATCGAAACCGGGTGAACCCGCCTGGGACAGCCCCTGGGGTCCCGGACGCCCCGGCTGGCACATCGAATGTTCCGCAATGGCCAAGAAAATCCTGGGGGATTCCATTGATATCCATGGCGGCGGCCTGGATCTCATGTTTCCACACCATGAGAACGAACTGGCCCAATCGGAAAGCTGTACGGGCAAGCCATTCGCCCGCTACTGGATGCATAACGGTTTGATGCAATCCAGCGGCTCTGCAGGAAAGGTCGGCGGCGGACACGACAAGCAGGGAGACAAATCCGTCGATCTGACCGCCGCGAAAGAAGCTCAGGAAGCCAACAAACTGGCGGGATCAAAGGGGGCGGCGTCGGTCAAAGAATTGTTTGCCAAGCATGACCCGGAAACAATTCGATTCTTTCTGCTGGCGACGCACTATCGCAGTCCAATCGATTTCAGCGACGAGCAAATCGCCCAGAGAGGTGAATCTCTGGATAGCTTCTACCGCCTGTTCGAAACCTGTGAACGAATCACGGGTCAGTCATTCTACGCTCTGAAAACGACGACTCGACGTAGCGAAAGTGTTGCTCCCCCCAGCGGTGACTCGAAGCACTTCTGTGACGCAGTCAGTGAACTCCGAGAGCGATATCTGGAGGCGATGGACGACGACTTCAATACAGGCGGCGCCGTCGGCGTCCTGTTTGAACTGCGTAAAACGCTGAACTCGTTCATTAGTGAAAATAAGCTTGACGTCAACAAGGATGATCAGGGAAAGATCTCGGCGCTCGTCTATGGACTCACCATCCTGAAAGAGCTCGCAGCAATTCTTGGTGTCTTCCGCACGCCGAAGCAGAAAGCGGCCTCGGCCGACGATGGGCTGGTCGAAGGCCTGATGCAACTGGTGATTCAAATCCGAGCTGACGCCCGGAAGAACAAGAATTTCCCTGTTGCCGATCTGATCCGCAACAAGCTGAACGAGCTGAAGATTACCCTTGAAGACCGTACCGATCAGACGCTGTGGCGTCGCGGCTAA